The following coding sequences lie in one Arachis ipaensis cultivar K30076 chromosome B03, Araip1.1, whole genome shotgun sequence genomic window:
- the LOC107633621 gene encoding uncharacterized protein At4g04980, which produces MANVGFCGLKPMLFRRKTNIFEGIKAFGSPKKSSRVREKEKEKKRSKPSTNNNNNDNKCYTKCIPKPAIKISHKYNGDSMELSFIGADQLILMVEIHKKIMSFRDIMDLSLCNSSASLREIVLKTLEDLQKVYPAIIPKKEVAKIKDKSTDQAMAYLGSALKCLGESWMENNDLKEKLKIVLPTCKDESNMSKIGESMLVTLESLMKLASEKFDDVEEEEEEEEHERSNKSLNSFSDTTSSNHSFSLSSSPMTPTSVLPCASPLLYSLRVQAVGKLNPIDIKRLSFHMSPTRIKLQEEQHLNNQTIEEQTSSHQLGFHFDTIIHQPPTLTSNPNPPPIPSLLPPPPPPPPPPPPPPVLNGGSVVTLPPPLPPSSPPAPQLPGIADAMLPPPPMPPRRGGGSPPPPPPGGVGSRSLRAKATTKLKRSAQLGTLYRTLKGKLEGSSVTNKPSGGRRVAAAATGAGKQGMADALAEMTKRSTYFQQIEEDVEKYTKQIVELKTVLTNMKINEMAELNKSHREVESVLEKLTDESQVLARFEGFPTKKLEALRMAAAMYDKLDSILSELRNWNLVSPLAHQLDKVERYFNKIKTDLDALERTKDEEAKKLKSHNIEFDFHILVKIKEAMVDVSSNCMELALKEKRDNDGSKNEAAKQECCKLLWKAFQFAFRVYTFAGGHDDRADRLTRELAQEIEKNPINPSISIMNKEKKIA; this is translated from the exons ATGGCTAATGTGGGTTTTTGCGGTTTGAAGCCAATGCTCTTTCGCCGCAAGACGAATATTTTTGAG GGAATAAAAGCGTTTGGGTCGCCCAAGAAGTCTTCAAGGGTaagggaaaaggaaaaagaaaagaaaaggagcaAACCGagcactaataataataataatgataataagtGTTATACTAAGTGTATACCAAAACCAGCTATTAAAATTAGCCACAAGTATAATGGAGATTCAATGGAGTTGTCATTTATAGGAGCAGACCAATTGATTTTAATGGTAGAGATCCATAAGAAGATAATGTCATTCAGGGACATCATGGATCTTTCTCTATGTAACAGTTCTGCTTCCTTACGTGAG ATTGTATTGAAAACCTTGGAGGATCTCCAGAAGGTTTATCCAGCGATCATACCAAAAAAGGAAGTGGCAAAGATTAAAGACAAGTCTACGGATCAG GCTATGGCGTATTTGGGCTCGGCGTTGAAGTGTCTTGGAGAGTCGTGGATGGAGAACAATGATTTGAAGGAAAAGCTGAAAATCGTGCTACCAACATGCAAGGATGAAAGCAACATGAGCAAAATTGGTGAAAGCATGTTGGTGACACTAGAGAGCTTGATGAAGTTGGCAAGTGAGAAGTTCGATgacgtggaagaagaagaagaggaggaggagcatgAAAGGAGCAATAAATCGTTGAATTCGTTTTCAGATACAACAAGCAGCAATCACAGCTTCTCTCTTTCGTCTTCTCCGATGACACCAACATCAGTTCTTCCATGCGCCTCTCCCCTTCTTTATTCCCTCAGGGTTCAAGCCGTCGGTAAACTCAACCCTATCGATATCAAGCGCTTGTCTTTCCACATGTCACCAACGCGCATCAAGCTTCAAGAGGAACAACACCTTAACAATCAAACAATCGAGGAACAAACTAGTTCTCACCAACTAGGGTTTCATTTCGACACTATTATTCACCAACCTCCAACTTTAACATCAAATCCCAATCCACCACCAATACCTTCActtctaccaccaccaccaccacctcctcctcctcctcctccacctcCAGTACTCAATGGAGGATCAGTTGTAACACTACCACCTCCGCTGCCGCCTTCTTCTCCACCAGCACCACAACTACCTGGAATAGCAGATGCAATGTTGCCACCGCCACCAATGCCGCCGCGTAGAGGTGGAGGATcgccaccacctcctcctcccgGTGGAGTAGGGAGTAGGTCCTTGCGCGCCAAGGCAACTACTAAGTTGAAAAGGTCAGCACAATTAGGCACCCTTTACCGAACTCTTAAGGGAAAATTGGAAGGCTCTAGCGTCACCAACAAACCCTCCGGCGGGAGGAGGGTTGCGGCTGCCGCCACCGGAGCTGGAAAACAAGGAATGGCCGACGCTTTAGCTGAGATGACAAAGAG ATCCACTTACTTCcaacaaatagaagaagatgttGAGAAGTACACAAAACAAATCGTAGAGCTGAAGACTGTTCTTACCAACATGAAGATAAACGAAATGGCCGAACTGAACAAGTCTCACAGGGAAGTTGAATCCGTTCTTGAGAAACTCACTGATGAATCACAG GTGCTAGCGCGGTTTGAAGGTTTCCCCACAAAGAAGTTGGAAGCTCTAAGAATGGCAGCAGCAATGTACGATAAGTTGGATTCAATACTCTCTGAACTTCGAAATTGGAATCTTGTGTCTCCATTGGCTCACCAACTTGACAAGGTTGAACGTTACTTCAACAAG ATCAAAACCGATTTAGATGCCTTGGAACGAACCAAAGATGAAGAAGCAAAGAAACTTAAAAGCCATAACATCGAATTTGACTTCCATATTCTAGTAAAAATCAAGGAAGCAATGGTGGACGTTTCCTCAAATTGCATGGAGTTAGCACTGAAG GAGAAGCGAGATAATGATGGTAGCAAGAACGAAGCAGCAAAACAAGAATGTTGCAAATTGCTATGGAAGGCATTCCAATTTGCTTTCAGAGTCTATACATTCGCTGGTGGACATGATGATCGTGCTGATAGGCTAACAAGAGAACTAGCACAGGAAATAGAGAAGAACCCTATCAATCCATCCATTTCAATcatgaacaaagaaaagaaaattgcatGA